Proteins from one Juglans microcarpa x Juglans regia isolate MS1-56 chromosome 1S, Jm3101_v1.0, whole genome shotgun sequence genomic window:
- the LOC121246571 gene encoding chromo domain protein LHP1 isoform X2 encodes MKAGGGGGKKRNTDPEALAAPSEAAASGGGDSMAVPSGEKDQTREEKVQRDELQDQEEREPSVAAVASAEEAEEYAEEEEDKIDEDEAPVDEDAAAERPKLDDGFYEIESIRRKRVRKPQYLIKWRGWPEAANTWEPLENLQSCSDVIYSFEESFRSGKHRKRKRKHGTPFTQPKKKQQRSSVAAYDLRGVEINVMTETGKSAPPTKSGLTNLHPVPQSAHEEDNNEEIETAMQTVVENGCGNICQQIDDRNNGKEYDPKLSELKTTVFTNEANLEKLAIHFEEGKASEGDGPVDGVPNVGCIEPFQSNRRTGAKRRKSGSVKRFKQESCLCEPIVAHNARTRSGGSGSRFQPPGTENPGFIGENPSSRNGVNGFKNASNITRIIKAIGYSASVSNNIQDVSVTFTAIRSDGTEVTVDNKFLKANDPLLLINFYEQHLRYTPSVDRCIEGE; translated from the exons atgaaagcaggaggaggaggaggaaagaAGAGGAACACTGACCCCGAGGCATTGGCTGCTCCAAGTGAAGCTGCTGCTTCTGGTGGTGGTGACTCAATGGCGGTGCCTTCGGGTGAAAAGGATCAGACCCGGGAGGAGAAAGTGCAAAGGGACGAGCTTCAGGACCAAGAGGAAAGAGAGCCTTCTGTTGCTGCCGTCGCTTCTGCTGAAGAGGCAGAAGAATACGCCGAGGAGGAAGAAGATAAGATTGATGAGGATGAAGCCCCTGTTGACGAAGACGCTGCGGCTGAGCGTCCCAAGCTCGACGACGGATTCTACGAAATTGAGTCCATTCGCCGCAAAAGGGTTCGCAAG CCTCAGTATCTAATCAAATG GCGTGGATGGCCGGAGGCAGCAAACACCTGGGAGCCTTTGGAGAATCTCCAGTCATGCTCCGATGTTATTTATTCATTTGAAGAAAG TTTTCGTTCAGGAAAGCATCGGAAACGCAAGCGCAAGCATGGGACTCCTTTTACTCAACCTAAGAAGAAGCAGCAGCGTTCTTCCGTTGCTGCGTATGATTTAAGAGGTGTTGAAATAAACGTTATGACTGAAACTGGGAAATCTGCCCCTCCCACCAAATCAGGCCTTACCAATCTTCATCCTGTCCCTCAATCTGCTCATGAAGAAGATAATAATGAGGAAATTGAAACTGCCATGCAAACAGTTGTTGAGAATGGTTGTGGGAATATTTGTCAGCAAATTGATGACAGAAATAATGGAAAGGAATATGATCCCAAGCTTAGTGAGCTTAAAACAACAGTGTTTACCAATGAGGCCAACCTGGAAAAACTTGCAATACATTTCGAAGAAGGCAAAGCTTCAGAGGGTGATGGCCCTGTAGACGGGGTACCCAATGTTGGTTGCATCGAACCATTTCAGAGCAATCGCCGTACTGGTGCTAAGAGAAGGAAGTCTGGTTCTGTGAAGAGGTTTAAACAAGAGTCATGCTTGTGTGAACCCATTGTTGCGCATAATGCAAGAACTAGAAGTGGTGGCTCTGGCAGTAGATTTCAGCCACCAGGGACTGAAAATCCTGGTTTCATTGGGGAGAATCCAAGTAGCAGGAATGGGGTTAATGGTTTCAAAAATGCATCTAATATCACCAGGATTATCAAGGCCATAGGGTATTCAGCTTCTGTATCAAACAATATCCAGGATGTGTCAGTAACCTTTACGGCTATAAG
- the LOC121246571 gene encoding chromo domain protein LHP1 isoform X1 produces the protein MKAGGGGGKKRNTDPEALAAPSEAAASGGGDSMAVPSGEKDQTREEKVQRDELQDQEEREPSVAAVASAEEAEEYAEEEEDKIDEDEAPVDEDAAAERPKLDDGFYEIESIRRKRVRKGQPQYLIKWRGWPEAANTWEPLENLQSCSDVIYSFEESFRSGKHRKRKRKHGTPFTQPKKKQQRSSVAAYDLRGVEINVMTETGKSAPPTKSGLTNLHPVPQSAHEEDNNEEIETAMQTVVENGCGNICQQIDDRNNGKEYDPKLSELKTTVFTNEANLEKLAIHFEEGKASEGDGPVDGVPNVGCIEPFQSNRRTGAKRRKSGSVKRFKQESCLCEPIVAHNARTRSGGSGSRFQPPGTENPGFIGENPSSRNGVNGFKNASNITRIIKAIGYSASVSNNIQDVSVTFTAIRSDGTEVTVDNKFLKANDPLLLINFYEQHLRYTPSVDRCIEGE, from the exons atgaaagcaggaggaggaggaggaaagaAGAGGAACACTGACCCCGAGGCATTGGCTGCTCCAAGTGAAGCTGCTGCTTCTGGTGGTGGTGACTCAATGGCGGTGCCTTCGGGTGAAAAGGATCAGACCCGGGAGGAGAAAGTGCAAAGGGACGAGCTTCAGGACCAAGAGGAAAGAGAGCCTTCTGTTGCTGCCGTCGCTTCTGCTGAAGAGGCAGAAGAATACGCCGAGGAGGAAGAAGATAAGATTGATGAGGATGAAGCCCCTGTTGACGAAGACGCTGCGGCTGAGCGTCCCAAGCTCGACGACGGATTCTACGAAATTGAGTCCATTCGCCGCAAAAGGGTTCGCAAG GGTCAGCCTCAGTATCTAATCAAATG GCGTGGATGGCCGGAGGCAGCAAACACCTGGGAGCCTTTGGAGAATCTCCAGTCATGCTCCGATGTTATTTATTCATTTGAAGAAAG TTTTCGTTCAGGAAAGCATCGGAAACGCAAGCGCAAGCATGGGACTCCTTTTACTCAACCTAAGAAGAAGCAGCAGCGTTCTTCCGTTGCTGCGTATGATTTAAGAGGTGTTGAAATAAACGTTATGACTGAAACTGGGAAATCTGCCCCTCCCACCAAATCAGGCCTTACCAATCTTCATCCTGTCCCTCAATCTGCTCATGAAGAAGATAATAATGAGGAAATTGAAACTGCCATGCAAACAGTTGTTGAGAATGGTTGTGGGAATATTTGTCAGCAAATTGATGACAGAAATAATGGAAAGGAATATGATCCCAAGCTTAGTGAGCTTAAAACAACAGTGTTTACCAATGAGGCCAACCTGGAAAAACTTGCAATACATTTCGAAGAAGGCAAAGCTTCAGAGGGTGATGGCCCTGTAGACGGGGTACCCAATGTTGGTTGCATCGAACCATTTCAGAGCAATCGCCGTACTGGTGCTAAGAGAAGGAAGTCTGGTTCTGTGAAGAGGTTTAAACAAGAGTCATGCTTGTGTGAACCCATTGTTGCGCATAATGCAAGAACTAGAAGTGGTGGCTCTGGCAGTAGATTTCAGCCACCAGGGACTGAAAATCCTGGTTTCATTGGGGAGAATCCAAGTAGCAGGAATGGGGTTAATGGTTTCAAAAATGCATCTAATATCACCAGGATTATCAAGGCCATAGGGTATTCAGCTTCTGTATCAAACAATATCCAGGATGTGTCAGTAACCTTTACGGCTATAAG